The Amphiprion ocellaris isolate individual 3 ecotype Okinawa chromosome 12, ASM2253959v1, whole genome shotgun sequence region ttttgaaaaaaaaaatgcagtttgactTTCTCAACCAATGCTGTTTTGCTGGTCACAGTGCTTGTGAAAATGTGCTGATCTCTAATAACATATAGTACaacagttttgtgtgtctttggtaTGTATATTACAGGAAAATTCTTAAACAAcagacaataataaaaacaaacacaagtaaAAGACGTGCTGTAAATGTTACAGGCAGTTGTAGAGCACCACTAAAGATATCTTCcaaaattgtttcatttttcctaAAACTGCAAAGGCACACACAAGGTGAATCGGGGAAAGGGATGAATTTGACTTATAAAATATTATTCAGCTTGAATACCTCTGTTGGCCATGTAACTTCTTAGCAAATTTAAGACCTTTGAAGATTTGAATGAAGCAGTTAAACTTGTAAAACTTACAACCATATTTTTCCGTAATCTACAATCTCAGTTTGAAATTTTGTAAACTGATCTATTCCTCTGAGTAGTTCAATGTTTTGTAAGATTTTGAGGTCTTTGTCAAATCACGTTGAGGCAATCAAGAACCCAGAGAAAGAGCAGTGAACATTATCTGCAGCAAATATACCATTACTCTCCTCATCGGGGACCTGAACATAGACTCTATCACCTGCATGCAGCATAAGAACAGCACTGCCTGACATCTGATCCAGGAAGCCCTTGTTGTACTCATCATAGGTGAAAAGAACTGGTTCATCATTTTTGTAGAGGGCCACCAATGCATTGGCACCATTGACATGCGTATGATAGCTGAAATAGTAAAGGCCTGGCACCTGGCAGGTAAACACACCACTGTGGCTGTCATAATGGTGCTCTCCATTGTACAGAACCTGGTTGAACACAATAGGGGTTGCAGCTGGAGGGTAGGCCGTGGTCAGCACAGCACTAAAGGCAGACATAGGAGCCTTCACCATCTCATGAGACATCAGAACCTCATGGGATTTGATCGGCATGCTCTTCTCATGGTGGTAGATGATCTCTCCTGGTGGaccaggaggaccaggaggaccAGCAGGTCCTGGGAGACCATCATGACCTCTGGCACCTGGAATTCCAGGGGGACCATGAGGACCAGAAATGCCCTTAGCTGTGAGACCAGCTGGACCTGGTGGACCTGGAAGACCTGGATGTCCCTTGAGTCCAGCGGGTCCTGATGGACCAGGGGGCCCAACTGGTCCCATGGGTCCTGGCATTCCACTCTCACCACTTTTTCCTGGAGCTCCTGGGGGGCCTGTGTGTCCTTTAAGCCCTGGGGCACCATTTGAACCTGGGAGCCCTGGGGAACCAGCATGGCCTTGAGCACCTTTTGGACCTTGAGCACCATTATGACCTGGAAGTCCTGGAGGACCTACTGCGCCAGGGCTGCCTGGTTTTCCAGTGAAACCCTGAGCTCCTTGATCACCTTTGGTTCCTCTTGGGCCTGGTGCACCTACCATACCAATGTCGCCTTTGGGTCCTACTGGGCCTCCCTCACCCTGGAATCCTCTTGAACCCtgtggaccagctggaccaATAGGACCAGGAGCACCTGGCTGACCAGTAAATCCAGTTGGGCCTGGCTCTCCCTTCTGACCAGTGGTTCCGGGAGTACCGGGAGATCCTCTGCCACCTGGGA contains the following coding sequences:
- the col10a1b gene encoding collagen alpha-1(X) chain encodes the protein MDLRVTSLVLVLLALAEATPERYYHVPKVSKTPYPVKSHAVAGAPGAQGPPGEPGPMGPPGPPGKSGVGHTGPQGPPGPPGPAGYSHAGKPGTPGGPGKPGAPGIPGERGATGATGAMGPRGAPGAPGTPGPVGLSAVGKPGPAGLPGPMGHRGEPGLKGHPGVPGIPGAKGERGIGVPGVQGAPGPVGPMGPSGMPGKPGVGKPGATGYPGEPGKSGMPGRDGAPGPMGMTGPKGHTGPPGTGAPGKPGQNGTPGMPGPMGAKGPQGPAGQPGSPGMPGVGKTGEPGIPGGRGSPGTPGTTGQKGEPGPTGFTGQPGAPGPIGPAGPQGSRGFQGEGGPVGPKGDIGMVGAPGPRGTKGDQGAQGFTGKPGSPGAVGPPGLPGHNGAQGPKGAQGHAGSPGLPGSNGAPGLKGHTGPPGAPGKSGESGMPGPMGPVGPPGPSGPAGLKGHPGLPGPPGPAGLTAKGISGPHGPPGIPGARGHDGLPGPAGPPGPPGPPGEIIYHHEKSMPIKSHEVLMSHEMVKAPMSAFSAVLTTAYPPAATPIVFNQVLYNGEHHYDSHSGVFTCQVPGLYYFSYHTHVNGANALVALYKNDEPVLFTYDEYNKGFLDQMSGSAVLMLHAGDRVYVQVPDEESNGIFAADNVHCSFSGFLIAST